One window of the Haloarcula halobia genome contains the following:
- a CDS encoding DUF7285 family protein produces the protein MSRSSARGAVEPTAALVAVTAVALGLSLYAGVLDEAVADATGTRNRAAATADAVERHLAPAGIVSPGRLASVREAIPSGYEGNVTLESAQRWAVGPTPPPAADTATRVVSVRLGAGVIRRGRLTVRVWR, from the coding sequence ATGTCACGCTCGTCGGCTAGGGGCGCGGTAGAGCCGACAGCGGCGCTGGTCGCCGTGACAGCCGTCGCGCTCGGTCTGTCGCTGTACGCGGGCGTCCTCGACGAGGCCGTGGCGGACGCGACGGGGACGCGAAACCGGGCCGCGGCCACCGCGGACGCCGTCGAGCGGCACCTCGCGCCGGCTGGGATCGTCTCGCCCGGCCGCCTCGCGAGCGTTCGCGAAGCGATACCGTCGGGATACGAGGGGAACGTGACCCTGGAGAGCGCACAGCGGTGGGCTGTCGGGCCGACGCCGCCGCCCGCCGCCGACACGGCGACACGCGTGGTGAGTGTCCGACTGGGGGCGGGAGTGATTCGTCGTGGCCGTCTCACGGTCCGGGTGTGGCGATGA
- a CDS encoding type II secretion system protein, whose protein sequence is MSGSTGLLSRVVEPCASAWPWSVDVPPAFRRACDLLQLPVWPASLLAAVYTVATVGTVVGVVLVALGGAQFVAVTGLAALLLSSALALVVRYGVPVVARAKRLRMLSAAPSLVTMLTLGAALWGSSERATEFATRATDRPLADSLAAHARRAAGTPRSGLDAFASQWDESMPALPDAVQRIDRATARPPDERTTTLGSARQCVLEGVRQETSAFAAGLRAPATGLYAFGVLLPLALVSMLPAASAAGVPVGTPLLVAAYGVVLPAALCLASGWLLCQRPVAFPTAAVPQSHPAVPDGRRRAAGAGIGASGAAGAFVHAIGLAWAVPIVVLGAGLGAALVVHHRPARRVRERVTAIERGLPDALTAVADRIDRGQSVEAALADVAETQSGPLTDILQQATERQAVLGVDVETAFLAHRGALATVPSPRTRQTATLLGAAATIGPPAADSLSALGEHLSALRSVERDLRRDLAQVTGTLSNTAALFGPLVAGATVALAGTMGTAGPLGGPPVESVGLVVGWYVLVLAGVLTALSTGLRYGVDRARVGYRVGTALLSATATYVAAVLATRLIV, encoded by the coding sequence GTGAGCGGGAGCACCGGCCTGCTCTCGCGGGTCGTCGAACCGTGTGCGAGTGCCTGGCCGTGGTCCGTCGACGTCCCGCCCGCGTTTCGCCGGGCCTGCGACCTGCTCCAGCTGCCGGTGTGGCCGGCGTCCCTGCTCGCGGCCGTGTACACCGTCGCGACGGTCGGAACGGTCGTCGGAGTGGTGCTCGTCGCGCTCGGAGGTGCTCAGTTCGTCGCCGTCACCGGCCTCGCGGCACTCCTCCTCTCGTCGGCGCTCGCGCTGGTCGTCCGGTACGGGGTCCCCGTCGTGGCCCGGGCGAAACGCCTCCGGATGCTGAGCGCCGCGCCGTCGCTGGTGACGATGCTCACTCTCGGAGCGGCGCTGTGGGGGAGCAGCGAGCGGGCGACGGAATTCGCCACGCGGGCCACCGACCGGCCGCTCGCCGATTCCCTCGCCGCCCACGCTCGACGCGCAGCGGGAACGCCACGGAGTGGGCTGGACGCGTTCGCCAGCCAGTGGGACGAGTCGATGCCGGCGCTACCGGACGCAGTCCAGCGAATCGATCGGGCGACCGCCCGACCACCGGACGAGAGAACGACGACGCTCGGATCCGCTCGCCAGTGTGTCCTCGAGGGGGTCCGCCAGGAGACGAGTGCGTTCGCCGCCGGGCTCCGTGCACCGGCCACGGGGCTCTACGCGTTCGGCGTCTTGCTGCCGCTGGCGCTGGTCTCGATGCTCCCGGCGGCGAGCGCGGCCGGCGTCCCGGTGGGGACGCCGCTCCTCGTCGCTGCCTACGGGGTGGTCCTCCCGGCTGCGCTCTGTCTCGCGAGCGGGTGGCTCCTCTGCCAGCGCCCCGTCGCGTTCCCGACCGCAGCGGTGCCCCAGAGCCACCCTGCCGTCCCGGACGGGCGCCGGCGAGCGGCGGGCGCTGGCATCGGTGCGAGTGGTGCCGCTGGCGCCTTCGTCCACGCCATCGGCCTGGCGTGGGCAGTTCCGATCGTCGTGCTGGGGGCGGGTCTCGGAGCCGCACTTGTCGTCCACCACCGACCGGCGCGACGGGTCCGCGAGCGCGTGACCGCCATCGAGCGCGGTCTCCCGGACGCCCTGACGGCCGTCGCCGACCGGATCGACCGCGGCCAGTCCGTCGAGGCAGCCCTCGCCGACGTCGCGGAGACACAGTCCGGCCCACTGACAGATATACTCCAGCAGGCCACAGAGCGACAGGCGGTCCTGGGTGTCGACGTCGAGACGGCGTTCCTGGCTCACCGGGGCGCGCTCGCGACGGTCCCGAGTCCACGGACGCGCCAGACAGCCACGTTGCTCGGGGCCGCAGCCACTATCGGGCCGCCCGCTGCTGACTCGCTCTCGGCACTGGGGGAGCACCTGTCGGCACTCCGGAGCGTGGAGCGGGACCTGCGCCGCGACCTGGCACAGGTCACCGGGACGCTGTCGAACACGGCCGCCCTGTTCGGGCCGCTCGTGGCTGGTGCGACCGTCGCGCTCGCAGGGACGATGGGGACCGCAGGCCCCCTCGGAGGGCCACCCGTCGAGTCGGTGGGCCTCGTCGTCGGCTGGTACGTCCTCGTCCTCGCGGGCGTCCTGACAGCGCTCTCGACCGGGTTGCGATACGGGGTCGACAGGGCGCGCGTGGGGTACCGCGTCGGGACGGCACTCCTTTCGGCGACGGCGACGTACGTGGCGGCCGTCCTCGCGACCCGGCTGATCGTCTGA
- a CDS encoding DUF7286 family protein has translation MIADTRGRVPFALLGVLLLVSSLSLAPTLAPTAPPTETAVERVLDETTAETQTAVRDGVATAAHRAAANPVTRPANTTVGRVLNESTPFRDALRLRAYLQVRRRLAGVSETSEGTTATARLPPVENASDVREAIERVHLARAGPNGTATRATVENVTLTVSRGGRTVTRRVRSPSVVVPTPVLLLHDRVAAYEEQLNAGLGRAGLSRRLTARLYPIAWARGYAQYGGAPLENVVANRHVALAANGALLGVQRSTIGRSDPDGRRALTEATAVTGIEDVVRGSDGAALAGRVLDRAEYRPAAEAISTLDRPTDAPGPETPVRIGLEETAVDGFRTVAAPAQLDRTLRAAYSVDVRLAAATERVSGGPPGRPPSPGPDWTLADEETTRRTTVAGPAPPDVTGPDGWHTLDNFGRVVVREYTRRAVWETGNETRTTATTSTARWRVSVAVLGRHEGESIAPPRPIRTAHERGAGPLSGPNLADVAARADRHLVRRAGGRDVLAKRAVRGDLETAAITVYGERPDRLRAWVYRDLAALRERLRNVSVSAERGPVGTFETNPARRLRQRVTERRQNLTAAPETYGSTAEKAKVAARIAYLNAVERRLDDRVRRRSRAGEKLGRVVRNRTGGSLTDLRRGLAARATQQPQPRPTPTGPAGPVDLRVDASPQYLTRAALSERNFPAVEGREHPLVARNVNVFAVPYGDAAAAVTDGLGRSARRARLATAARTLAAADRTASESANGSGVVGRGRLAAQVAETNEAAARAMAATIGETTGTDARASRAIVAAALRDWNGTATRGLALANGSAPRRVARVAATRLALSTTERDWLGVRLRGAVADTLERSEVRPRASAVNRTATAVRSVARKEATRALADAGRTQVERTVERRVGTSTLPSGLPLAPPLSAWYATANVWWVSVRGEYARFRVTAPYGSPATPGATTSYVRDGDPVRLDVDGDGDPERLGTASRVSFRAETGVVVVVPPRPRGVGDKDGQAVETSAGWPTPGP, from the coding sequence GTGATCGCCGACACGCGCGGCCGGGTCCCGTTCGCACTGCTGGGCGTGTTGCTGCTCGTGAGCAGCCTCTCGCTCGCGCCGACGCTCGCACCGACCGCGCCACCGACCGAGACGGCAGTCGAGCGAGTCCTCGACGAGACGACGGCCGAGACACAGACGGCCGTCCGGGACGGCGTGGCGACGGCCGCCCACCGCGCTGCGGCGAATCCGGTGACACGGCCCGCCAACACCACCGTCGGCCGGGTCCTGAACGAGTCGACACCGTTCCGCGACGCGCTCCGGTTGCGGGCGTACCTGCAGGTTCGCCGGCGACTCGCCGGCGTGTCGGAGACGAGCGAGGGTACCACCGCGACGGCGCGGTTGCCCCCGGTCGAGAACGCCAGCGACGTCCGGGAGGCCATCGAGCGCGTCCACCTGGCCCGGGCCGGCCCGAACGGAACCGCGACGCGCGCGACGGTCGAGAACGTCACGCTCACCGTCAGCCGAGGCGGGCGGACCGTCACGAGGCGCGTCCGCTCGCCCAGCGTCGTCGTGCCGACGCCCGTCCTCCTGCTCCACGACCGCGTGGCGGCCTACGAGGAGCAGCTGAACGCTGGCCTCGGGAGGGCGGGGCTGAGCCGCCGTCTGACAGCGCGTCTCTACCCGATCGCGTGGGCGCGCGGCTACGCCCAGTACGGCGGCGCACCCCTCGAGAACGTCGTCGCGAACCGCCACGTCGCGCTGGCCGCGAACGGGGCGCTGCTGGGCGTCCAGCGGTCGACCATCGGCCGGAGCGACCCCGACGGCCGCCGGGCGCTCACCGAGGCGACTGCGGTGACGGGGATCGAGGACGTCGTCCGCGGGAGCGACGGGGCGGCGCTCGCCGGCCGCGTACTCGACAGGGCCGAGTACCGGCCGGCGGCCGAAGCCATCAGCACCCTGGACCGGCCGACGGATGCGCCCGGCCCGGAGACGCCGGTCCGCATCGGGCTCGAGGAGACCGCGGTCGACGGCTTCCGCACTGTCGCAGCCCCGGCACAGCTCGATCGGACGCTTCGCGCGGCCTACAGCGTCGACGTCCGACTGGCCGCGGCGACCGAGCGCGTGAGCGGCGGGCCACCGGGGCGGCCACCGTCGCCCGGACCCGACTGGACGCTCGCCGACGAGGAGACGACCAGGCGGACGACGGTTGCCGGCCCGGCACCTCCGGACGTCACCGGCCCCGACGGCTGGCACACACTGGACAACTTCGGCCGCGTCGTCGTCCGCGAGTACACCCGGAGGGCCGTCTGGGAGACCGGGAACGAGACGCGGACGACGGCGACGACGAGTACGGCGCGCTGGCGCGTGTCCGTCGCCGTCCTCGGTCGCCACGAGGGGGAGTCGATCGCCCCGCCACGGCCGATACGGACGGCCCACGAGCGCGGTGCCGGTCCCCTCTCGGGTCCGAACCTCGCAGACGTCGCGGCCAGGGCAGATCGACACCTGGTGCGTCGGGCGGGCGGCAGAGACGTCCTCGCGAAGCGGGCCGTGCGCGGTGACCTCGAGACGGCGGCGATCACCGTCTACGGCGAGCGTCCAGACAGACTGCGGGCGTGGGTATACCGTGACCTCGCTGCCCTCCGCGAACGCCTGCGCAACGTCTCCGTCTCGGCAGAGCGAGGTCCCGTCGGGACCTTCGAGACGAATCCCGCGCGACGACTCCGCCAGCGGGTGACAGAGCGGCGTCAGAACCTGACCGCCGCCCCCGAGACCTACGGGAGCACGGCCGAGAAGGCCAAGGTGGCGGCCCGCATCGCGTACCTGAACGCGGTCGAACGCCGACTCGACGATCGTGTCCGCCGGCGCAGCCGTGCCGGCGAGAAGCTCGGACGGGTCGTCCGGAATCGTACCGGCGGCTCACTGACCGACCTCAGGCGCGGACTAGCGGCCCGCGCGACACAGCAACCACAGCCCCGCCCGACGCCGACGGGCCCCGCGGGACCGGTCGACCTCCGGGTCGACGCGAGCCCGCAGTACCTCACCCGGGCCGCGCTGTCGGAGCGTAACTTCCCGGCGGTCGAGGGACGCGAACACCCGCTGGTGGCCCGCAACGTCAACGTCTTCGCCGTCCCGTACGGCGACGCCGCCGCGGCGGTCACGGACGGACTCGGGAGGTCGGCCAGACGGGCGCGGCTCGCGACGGCGGCCCGGACACTCGCTGCAGCCGACCGGACGGCAAGCGAGTCGGCGAACGGGTCCGGCGTGGTCGGGCGAGGGCGGCTGGCAGCACAGGTCGCCGAGACCAACGAAGCGGCCGCACGCGCCATGGCGGCGACGATCGGGGAGACCACCGGCACCGACGCCCGGGCGAGTCGGGCGATCGTCGCCGCCGCGTTGAGGGACTGGAACGGGACGGCCACGCGGGGACTGGCCCTCGCGAACGGGTCGGCGCCGCGGCGTGTCGCCCGCGTCGCGGCGACCAGACTCGCTCTCTCGACGACGGAACGGGACTGGCTCGGCGTGCGTCTCCGGGGAGCCGTCGCCGACACGCTCGAACGGTCAGAGGTGCGCCCGCGGGCGAGCGCGGTGAACAGGACCGCGACGGCGGTGCGGTCGGTCGCCCGGAAGGAGGCGACCAGAGCGCTCGCGGACGCAGGCCGAACGCAGGTAGAGCGGACCGTCGAGCGCCGTGTCGGCACCAGTACGCTCCCGTCCGGCCTGCCGCTCGCCCCGCCGCTGTCGGCGTGGTACGCGACGGCGAACGTCTGGTGGGTCTCCGTGCGGGGGGAGTACGCACGCTTTCGCGTGACGGCACCGTACGGGTCACCGGCCACACCGGGCGCCACGACGTCGTACGTCCGCGACGGCGACCCGGTCCGACTCGACGTGGACGGCGACGGCGACCCCGAGCGACTGGGGACCGCCAGCCGCGTCTCGTTCAGGGCCGAAACGGGCGTCGTGGTCGTGGTGCCGCCACGGCCGCGGGGCGTCGGTGACAAGGACGGCCAGGCCGTCGAAACGTCGGCGGGGTGGCCAACGCCCGGCCCGTGA
- a CDS encoding DUF7284 family protein — MTRATSTVLDVALFLLLVGAAAAALVGGATVEGPPAGNPASERGELLATSTAAVDYELVVPGPEPSWVGDASARRQRTAHGTLAALLGEAAMSRVRIDGTRVSLAGRRFEQQVGATVGRRLADRRYRTSVRVTWTLYPGAPVTGRFRLGPRPPASADVRAATVTVASGLGNATSSTRVATREAGYRGVARAVAKTVVDGLFPPDRSRVALQGDYPDDAVVARRYRRVGRITGVDPLDVGGQSVAATNRELTVALTDLLTADLRSRFESPAAATAAVDTETVHITVRTWSP, encoded by the coding sequence ATGACGCGCGCGACGAGTACCGTCCTGGACGTGGCGCTGTTCCTGCTGCTTGTCGGGGCGGCGGCCGCGGCGCTCGTCGGGGGCGCCACCGTCGAGGGGCCGCCAGCCGGGAACCCCGCGAGCGAGCGGGGGGAACTGCTCGCGACGAGTACCGCGGCCGTCGACTACGAACTCGTCGTGCCGGGCCCCGAACCCTCGTGGGTCGGTGACGCGTCTGCCAGGCGCCAGCGGACCGCTCACGGGACGCTCGCGGCGTTGCTCGGCGAGGCGGCGATGAGTCGCGTCCGCATCGACGGGACGCGCGTCTCGCTCGCGGGCCGACGGTTCGAGCAGCAGGTCGGTGCGACCGTCGGGCGACGACTCGCGGACCGGCGCTACCGGACGAGCGTCCGTGTGACGTGGACCCTGTATCCCGGCGCGCCGGTGACGGGCAGGTTCAGGCTCGGTCCGCGACCGCCGGCGTCGGCCGACGTGCGCGCGGCCACGGTCACCGTCGCGAGCGGCCTGGGCAACGCGACGAGCAGCACACGGGTAGCAACACGAGAGGCCGGCTACCGCGGCGTCGCACGCGCCGTCGCCAAGACGGTCGTCGACGGGCTCTTCCCTCCAGACCGGAGCCGCGTCGCCCTCCAGGGGGACTATCCGGACGACGCAGTGGTCGCTCGGCGCTACCGGCGAGTCGGTCGGATCACCGGTGTGGATCCGCTCGACGTCGGTGGCCAGTCCGTGGCGGCGACGAACCGCGAGCTGACGGTGGCGCTGACGGATCTGCTGACCGCGGACCTGCGCTCCCGCTTCGAGTCACCGGCGGCGGCCACAGCGGCCGTCGACACGGAGACCGTCCACATCACCGTCAGGACGTGGTCGCCGTGA
- a CDS encoding DUF5791 family protein, with the protein MLRAEFPDAGERTAEELLAAYEAVLADTVESVGVERVVEATGLDPETVEAVGAGDAADLSLSDAAAVLATDPERPDADAIQAEAQDILLMGMTTAVMDVESLASGIDDAMEPKEIQQKIEGRHPMTVAEYAVLHQHIESAAH; encoded by the coding sequence ATGCTCAGAGCCGAGTTCCCGGACGCGGGCGAGCGGACGGCCGAGGAGTTGCTCGCGGCCTACGAGGCCGTGCTCGCGGACACCGTCGAATCGGTCGGCGTCGAACGAGTCGTCGAGGCGACGGGGCTCGACCCGGAGACGGTCGAGGCCGTCGGCGCCGGCGACGCGGCCGACCTCTCGCTGTCCGACGCCGCCGCCGTGCTCGCGACGGACCCGGAGCGGCCAGACGCCGACGCCATCCAGGCCGAGGCCCAGGACATCCTCCTGATGGGGATGACGACGGCGGTGATGGACGTCGAATCGCTGGCGTCGGGCATCGACGACGCGATGGAACCGAAGGAGATACAGCAGAAGATCGAGGGACGTCACCCGATGACCGTCGCCGAGTACGCCGTCCTCCACCAGCACATCGAGAGCGCGGCGCACTGA
- a CDS encoding SDR family oxidoreductase, with product MRVAILGCGYVGLELGRQLTPAHDVVGVRRSEAGVQAIEDAGFDGVRADVTDPAALEAVPDADWVVFAASSGGRGAEAAREVYVEGLRTAIDHFWARADAPDRLVYTSSTGVYGDHGGDWVDETTPLAPQTEKTEVLAAAERVARERPAARGGHGTVARFAGLYGPERYRLERYLDGPVTEGYLNMVHRDDAAGAVRFLLEGGHRDEVVLVVDDEPVEKWAFADWLADQCGVSRPPKQTKAERLDDETLSSTARRRIQTSKRCSNDRLQDLGYEFAYPTFREGYRAAIDTFCTG from the coding sequence ATGCGGGTCGCGATACTGGGCTGTGGGTACGTCGGCCTCGAGCTGGGTCGGCAGCTGACACCGGCCCACGACGTCGTCGGCGTTCGTCGCTCCGAAGCGGGCGTACAAGCCATCGAGGACGCCGGGTTCGACGGCGTGCGGGCGGACGTCACCGACCCGGCGGCGCTCGAGGCCGTGCCCGACGCCGACTGGGTGGTGTTCGCCGCGAGTTCGGGTGGCCGGGGTGCCGAGGCGGCCCGCGAGGTGTACGTCGAGGGCCTGCGGACGGCTATCGACCACTTCTGGGCCCGCGCGGACGCCCCCGACCGGCTGGTCTACACGTCGAGCACCGGCGTCTACGGCGACCACGGCGGCGACTGGGTCGACGAGACGACCCCGCTGGCCCCACAGACCGAGAAGACCGAAGTGCTCGCGGCGGCAGAGCGCGTCGCTCGCGAGCGACCGGCTGCTCGGGGTGGCCACGGCACCGTCGCCAGGTTCGCCGGCCTCTATGGCCCCGAGCGCTACCGGCTGGAGCGCTATCTCGACGGCCCCGTCACGGAGGGCTATCTCAACATGGTCCACCGCGACGACGCGGCGGGGGCGGTCCGGTTCCTGCTCGAAGGCGGGCACCGCGACGAGGTGGTCCTGGTGGTCGACGACGAACCGGTCGAGAAGTGGGCGTTTGCCGACTGGCTGGCCGACCAGTGTGGCGTTTCCCGCCCGCCCAAGCAGACGAAAGCGGAGCGACTGGACGACGAGACGCTATCGTCGACCGCCCGCCGTCGCATACAGACCAGCAAGCGGTGCTCGAACGACCGGCTGCAGGACCTGGGCTACGAGTTTGCCTACCCGACGTTCCGGGAGGGGTATCGCGCCGCGATCGACACGTTCTGCACGGGTTGA
- a CDS encoding DUF7283 family protein, with protein sequence MFETPVDTLLLWIALGAVAVAVLGVVGNVPTTAPPDAAGMAATIDEVTTSPPGSVRRRPLAADSWRLDGRRLGLRNDGGTAHARLTRRAVPVGTGPLRQVLREGTPGQVFTSPTAFRRAVRRGTTATGRWRPAPDRLTVRHVVWGGSDVTLVG encoded by the coding sequence GTGTTCGAGACACCGGTCGATACGCTGCTGCTCTGGATCGCACTCGGCGCCGTCGCCGTCGCCGTGCTCGGCGTCGTCGGGAACGTGCCGACGACGGCGCCGCCCGACGCCGCGGGGATGGCAGCGACCATCGACGAAGTGACGACGAGCCCGCCGGGGTCGGTCCGTCGCCGACCGCTAGCCGCCGATTCGTGGCGCCTGGACGGGCGACGGCTCGGACTGCGAAACGATGGCGGGACAGCCCACGCACGGCTCACCCGGCGAGCCGTCCCGGTCGGTACCGGACCGCTCAGACAGGTGCTCCGCGAGGGGACACCCGGGCAGGTGTTCACGTCGCCGACGGCGTTCAGGCGAGCGGTGCGCCGGGGCACGACTGCCACCGGCAGGTGGCGTCCGGCGCCCGACCGACTGACCGTCAGACACGTCGTCTGGGGAGGGAGCGATGTCACGCTCGTCGGCTAG
- a CDS encoding ATPase, T2SS/T4P/T4SS family, with the protein MSETSPGSAAPADCECAVAFDRDTLTVDASACPGSGALATASACRATVVDALGGTDVDSVVVERAGTERAYCDDAAALLVAAGRFATRVAPIDERVARRAKRDPLAAASEAAGRTGTVADLAAETGLALLAERADDYDRALSCHTGPAVSDARVGTAPPPEATLQDRETLETGAVARRYATPSGRLDAYHVEPREQRFDESATATLQRAHERLVCAIGDEQTTPRRAARAVCTDGETAAAVGAVLAKHTAGLGILEDLFADPRVSDVFATAPVAENALRVRVDGATRRTNVRLTDVGAKALASTFRRTSGRSFSRASPTLDATATVADRQIRVAGVTEPVSDGLAFAFRAQDEECWDLRDLVAAGSMPPAVAGLLSVAVERGSACLVAGPRGAGKTTLLGALLWELPRSVRTLVIEDTPELPVDDLQAAERDVQALRTTTGDGPSVAPDEALRTALRLGEGALVVGEVRGEEASVLYEAMRVGGGDGAVLGTIHGDGSEAVRERLVTDLGVPPRSFAATDLVVTLAPPTSSAGRGVERVQEVVGTESGARFETLYERDGATAIATGRLARGTSHLVDALRGPGESYESVLATVDDRTGTFECHRGEETSADDSAGSTP; encoded by the coding sequence ATGAGTGAGACGTCACCCGGGTCGGCGGCCCCGGCCGACTGCGAGTGTGCGGTCGCCTTCGACCGGGACACCCTGACCGTCGACGCGTCGGCCTGTCCGGGGTCGGGTGCCCTCGCGACAGCGTCGGCCTGTCGAGCGACGGTGGTCGACGCGCTCGGGGGGACCGACGTCGACAGTGTGGTCGTCGAACGCGCAGGGACCGAGCGTGCCTACTGCGACGACGCCGCGGCCCTCCTGGTCGCCGCCGGCCGGTTCGCCACCCGCGTGGCGCCCATCGACGAGCGGGTAGCGCGTCGGGCGAAGCGCGACCCCCTCGCCGCGGCCAGCGAGGCGGCGGGCCGGACCGGCACCGTCGCGGACCTGGCCGCCGAGACGGGACTCGCGTTGCTGGCCGAGCGGGCCGACGACTACGACAGGGCGCTTTCCTGTCACACCGGGCCCGCAGTGAGCGACGCGCGCGTCGGCACCGCGCCGCCGCCCGAGGCGACACTGCAGGACCGCGAGACCCTCGAGACGGGCGCGGTGGCCAGACGGTACGCGACGCCGTCCGGTCGGCTGGACGCGTACCACGTCGAACCACGGGAACAGCGGTTCGACGAGTCGGCCACGGCGACGCTCCAGCGCGCACACGAGCGACTGGTGTGCGCCATCGGCGACGAGCAGACGACCCCCAGACGTGCGGCCAGAGCGGTCTGTACGGACGGCGAGACGGCAGCGGCCGTGGGGGCGGTGCTGGCAAAGCACACGGCCGGCCTCGGTATCCTCGAGGACCTCTTTGCCGACCCGCGCGTCTCGGACGTCTTCGCCACCGCACCGGTCGCGGAGAACGCGCTCCGCGTGCGCGTCGACGGTGCGACGCGCCGGACGAACGTCCGCCTCACGGACGTGGGGGCCAAGGCGCTCGCGTCCACCTTCCGCCGGACGAGCGGCCGCTCGTTCTCCCGAGCGAGTCCCACGCTGGACGCGACGGCGACGGTGGCCGACCGGCAGATCCGGGTGGCGGGTGTCACCGAACCGGTCAGCGACGGCCTCGCGTTCGCGTTCCGCGCACAGGACGAGGAGTGCTGGGATCTGCGGGACCTGGTCGCGGCCGGGTCGATGCCGCCCGCCGTGGCCGGGCTGCTGTCGGTGGCCGTCGAGCGGGGGAGCGCATGTCTCGTCGCCGGGCCGCGCGGTGCCGGGAAGACGACGCTCCTGGGCGCGCTCCTGTGGGAACTCCCCCGGTCGGTCAGGACCCTCGTCATCGAAGACACCCCGGAACTGCCCGTCGACGACCTGCAGGCCGCGGAACGGGACGTCCAGGCGCTGCGGACGACCACCGGCGACGGTCCCTCGGTGGCACCGGACGAGGCGCTGCGGACGGCACTCCGCCTCGGCGAGGGCGCGCTCGTCGTCGGCGAGGTGCGCGGCGAGGAGGCGAGCGTCCTCTACGAGGCGATGCGCGTCGGCGGCGGCGACGGAGCCGTCCTGGGGACGATACACGGCGACGGGTCCGAGGCGGTCCGCGAACGACTCGTCACCGACCTCGGGGTCCCGCCACGGTCCTTCGCGGCGACCGACCTGGTGGTGACACTCGCGCCCCCCACTTCCAGTGCGGGCCGCGGCGTCGAGCGCGTCCAGGAGGTCGTCGGGACCGAATCCGGGGCCCGGTTCGAGACGCTCTACGAGCGCGACGGCGCGACGGCGATTGCGACGGGCCGGCTCGCCCGGGGCACGAGCCACCTGGTCGACGCGCTTCGGGGCCCGGGGGAGTCCTACGAGTCCGTGCTGGCGACCGTCGACGACCGAACGGGGACCTTCGAGTGCCACCGTGGCGAGGAAACCAGTGCGGACGACAGTGCGGGGTCGACACCGTGA
- a CDS encoding DHH family phosphoesterase — MLLVAAGLPESIVGAVLGFTTSNPLLAAGILVGALVLGGGAAWLYRYLTRPVVKRFQSVLAGYDEVAVLMHPNPDPDAMSCALAVERLARAVDTSASLLYSGEIRRPENRAFETVLNLEFDRIETRSDIESGAVVLVDHNEPRGFAGASNVDPIAVVDHHPGGGTGRRFTDVRNETGACATIFADYFSDLDWEFREVDVDPTNDGPDLQDIPDACVPSHVATGLVYGIQSDTRSLTNGCAPADFSAAAYLYDGMDGDLLNRIANPQIDAEVLEVKARAITERDVRAPYAVSDVGSVSNSDAIPQAADELETLEGVSAVVVVGEKDGTIRLAGRSRDDRVHIGRAIEAVTDDIPMAEGGGHARMGGGKISVEYMNGLGPGEGISRDELAERLFEAMGGER; from the coding sequence ATGCTACTGGTGGCCGCGGGGCTCCCCGAGTCGATAGTCGGGGCGGTGCTCGGGTTCACCACGTCGAACCCGCTGCTCGCTGCCGGCATCCTCGTCGGGGCGCTCGTTCTCGGCGGCGGCGCTGCGTGGCTGTACCGGTACCTCACACGACCCGTGGTCAAGCGGTTCCAATCGGTCCTCGCGGGGTACGACGAGGTGGCGGTGCTGATGCACCCCAACCCCGACCCGGACGCGATGTCCTGTGCGCTGGCCGTCGAGCGACTGGCTCGGGCGGTCGACACCTCGGCGTCGCTGCTGTACTCGGGGGAGATACGCCGCCCGGAGAACCGCGCGTTCGAGACGGTCCTCAACCTCGAGTTCGACCGGATCGAGACCCGCAGCGACATCGAAAGCGGCGCCGTGGTGCTGGTCGACCACAACGAACCGCGCGGGTTCGCGGGCGCCAGCAACGTCGACCCGATCGCCGTCGTCGACCACCACCCCGGCGGCGGGACCGGCAGGCGGTTCACCGACGTCAGGAACGAGACCGGTGCCTGTGCGACCATCTTCGCCGACTACTTCAGCGACCTGGACTGGGAGTTCCGGGAGGTCGACGTGGACCCGACCAACGACGGACCCGACCTGCAGGACATCCCCGACGCCTGCGTCCCGAGCCACGTCGCGACGGGGCTCGTCTACGGCATCCAGTCTGACACCCGATCGCTGACCAACGGCTGTGCGCCCGCGGACTTCTCGGCGGCCGCGTACCTCTACGACGGGATGGACGGCGACCTGCTGAACCGCATCGCGAACCCCCAGATAGACGCCGAGGTCTTAGAGGTAAAGGCACGCGCGATAACCGAACGGGACGTCCGGGCCCCCTATGCCGTCAGCGACGTGGGCTCGGTCTCGAATTCGGACGCGATTCCACAGGCCGCGGACGAACTCGAGACGCTCGAGGGCGTCTCCGCCGTGGTGGTCGTCGGCGAGAAGGACGGCACGATACGCCTGGCGGGGCGGTCACGGGACGACCGGGTCCACATCGGCCGCGCCATCGAGGCGGTCACCGACGACATCCCGATGGCGGAAGGGGGCGGCCACGCCCGGATGGGCGGGGGGAAAATCTCCGTCGAGTACATGAACGGTCTCGGACCCGGCGAGGGCATCTCCCGCGACGAGCTGGCCGAGCGGTTGTTCGAGGCGATGGGCGGCGAGCGCTGA